In Pseudomonadota bacterium, one DNA window encodes the following:
- a CDS encoding Rne/Rng family ribonuclease, producing the protein RLRGMVEAARDDDSKTGYIVRTNAEGMDTFAIRADLAYLNKLWDLIQQRSADAKPGECVYEDLSLEVRALRDMMNTEVDRVRIDSTEAFSRTVEFVQQFMPERANRIELYQSERPIFDLYGVEDDITNALENTVSLKSGGHLVIDQTEAMTTIDVNTGGFVGHRNLEETIFKTNLEAAQAIARQLRLRNLGGIIIIDFIDMEEQGHRDQVIRTLNKALAKDHARYFVSEISTLGLVEMTRKRTSESLERLLCEPCPMCNGKGRVKTAETVCNEIFREITRAVRQFDADRLLVMAAPQIVDKILEEESATIEALEDGIQKSIRFQSEDQYTQEQFDVVLF; encoded by the coding sequence ACGGCTCCGGGGCATGGTCGAGGCGGCTCGGGACGATGACAGCAAAACCGGCTACATCGTTCGCACCAATGCCGAGGGCATGGATACCTTTGCGATCCGCGCGGATCTCGCCTACCTGAATAAGCTGTGGGACTTGATCCAGCAGCGCTCCGCTGACGCGAAACCCGGCGAGTGTGTCTACGAAGATCTCTCGCTGGAGGTTCGGGCGCTTCGCGACATGATGAACACGGAGGTTGATCGGGTCCGCATCGACTCAACCGAGGCGTTTTCTCGCACCGTCGAGTTTGTGCAGCAGTTTATGCCCGAGCGAGCCAACCGCATTGAGCTTTACCAGAGCGAGCGGCCGATCTTCGATCTCTACGGGGTTGAGGACGACATCACAAACGCGCTCGAAAATACGGTGTCGTTGAAATCGGGTGGCCACCTGGTCATTGACCAGACTGAGGCGATGACCACAATCGACGTCAACACCGGCGGCTTTGTCGGGCACCGAAACCTGGAAGAGACCATCTTCAAGACCAACCTGGAGGCGGCCCAGGCCATCGCGCGGCAGCTTCGCCTGCGCAATCTCGGCGGCATCATCATCATCGATTTCATCGATATGGAAGAGCAGGGGCACCGCGACCAGGTTATTCGCACGCTCAACAAAGCGCTGGCCAAAGATCACGCCCGCTACTTTGTTTCCGAAATATCGACGCTGGGCCTGGTGGAAATGACGCGCAAGCGCACCAGCGAAAGCCTGGAACGTTTGCTGTGTGAGCCCTGTCCGATGTGTAACGGCAAGGGCCGGGTCAAGACCGCAGAAACCGTCTGTAACGAGATATTTCGGGAGATAACCCGAGCGGTTCGCCAGTTTGATGCGGACCGACTGCTGGTCATGGCGGCCCCGCAGATCGTCGACAAAATCCTGGAGGAAGAATCCGCAACCATCGAGGCGCTGGAGGATGGGATCCAGAAATCGATCCGCTTCCAGTCCGAGGACCAATACACCCAGGAACAGTTCGACGTCGTCCTTTTCTAG
- a CDS encoding YhdP family protein — protein sequence MSTDQPLTGWRRRLSQLKSIAWTAFAMCAIGLAVLVGLGSLLLPYADRWTPRVAEWLEQQLGQPVQIDSLSARWEGYGPHLNLAGITVGRGTERLRIDNAEVSVDTLAFLRPGAGLAHFRILVEEVVVTRDATGAWGLMGLPATGSDRPVPDLDLLQGMGLRAQNLRVRDEGAGWTLDLGELELDLRQTASATRLSGYLARVGDELQGQGAGRLSFVVESAAAGSRLYLDIDRLALAQWQQGVPVAGVIATSGALTGQLWGSFAGGAITDVEWRGNLEGLALRDALPALSAPVLPSPGPVMRSDEAPAPDALAGNDDWPLDLRDASARFSRTDGGWVAQLIDGDLTTATGTWPSTGLSLGRSDQGLTLAADWLPVADLATLFSKLQPVPESLREKLADASPNGKVSDLMLTFAPAASERDVVDATEQPGGPEIHGAFQVSDLSWQARGAAPGFSGLDFSASFAEQQLTLEPSPASEMTLSIPEVLRWPLEVSELEGPVTFRWGESWRLVAESLAFRNESVRATLRMEVLGNTGLPFVDLKLVVSEGAVAEAKRFWPQNKFNDKLLGWLDRALLDGQVTGGSAMMFGDLDDWPFRGGEGRFEAVAMVEEGRLDFDPGWPVAENLAATLTFDSVGMAARAPSGQLQELAVTDVLFRLPQYREPRMELDARASGDGQQFLSFLAASPLYETFSAYLEGLEVDGRARASAHVELPLKAGLAAKEVEGKFTLVDADVTNERWQVDFAQTSGDVRFTHQGLLAEELSTLWEGFASSLSLATGKFVSNPELAVEARLTGTAPASVFSVEIPQLAPLLERIPEACEWVANLAIQNDGELTGDGAPPRLTVKSLLEGSEVQLPAPLSKPTGDALPMELGVDLPEFGNLALDIADLLKLRFRPPIEGQPWGGTLHLGPGDPAVNNNPGLLIEGRIDYIDLDEWQDLLAGFAGEGLPDDEQRWLTSMDLTIDQFRFAYRDFTNLTLRTSRDDDYWTLHMKGDQVEGTLRVPLDPDGRRLLLAELDRLEWPPSSQTLGPPSIDPARIPPLRFVAGSVSFDGVPYGSVSFESYPVRDGMHIDHLETQSDTMAISASGDWLQVDGSSLSQFGLTITGDELGAIFEAFGYGRLIEGGQTIVRLDVNWPGALSDFEMNSLNGDMDVNISNGQIVEVKPGAGRIFGLMSLQALPRRLTLDFSDLFKSGLTFDSIEGNFRLEGGSAFSENLTIEGPTADIEIKGRTDLASQGYDQVVTVIPEVGSTLPVVGALAGGAGGAAAAFLLQNLFDRQIDAISQFHYSVTGSFEEPVVELIGASDERLELETARALRRDAERQSG from the coding sequence TTGAGCACCGATCAGCCACTCACGGGCTGGCGAAGGCGCCTGAGCCAGCTCAAATCGATCGCGTGGACGGCGTTTGCCATGTGCGCGATCGGCCTGGCGGTGCTGGTTGGTCTAGGCAGCCTGCTGCTGCCGTACGCCGATCGCTGGACGCCCCGGGTGGCCGAATGGCTCGAGCAGCAGCTCGGCCAACCGGTGCAGATCGACAGCCTGTCCGCGCGCTGGGAGGGGTATGGGCCTCATCTGAATCTGGCTGGGATCACCGTTGGTCGCGGGACCGAACGGCTCCGGATCGACAACGCAGAGGTGTCGGTCGACACGCTGGCGTTCCTGCGCCCGGGTGCGGGCCTGGCCCATTTTCGAATTCTGGTTGAGGAAGTTGTCGTCACCCGAGACGCCACGGGCGCTTGGGGGCTGATGGGGCTGCCCGCGACCGGCAGCGATCGGCCCGTGCCGGACCTTGACCTGCTCCAGGGTATGGGGCTCAGAGCGCAGAACCTGCGGGTTCGGGACGAGGGGGCCGGCTGGACTCTTGATCTGGGTGAGCTGGAATTGGACCTTCGCCAGACGGCGTCAGCGACTCGCCTCTCGGGCTACCTGGCGCGGGTCGGTGATGAGCTGCAGGGGCAAGGCGCAGGACGTCTGAGCTTTGTGGTCGAGAGTGCGGCGGCCGGCAGTCGCCTATACCTGGATATCGACAGGCTAGCGCTCGCCCAATGGCAACAGGGTGTGCCCGTGGCGGGCGTCATAGCTACCTCCGGAGCGCTGACCGGTCAGCTCTGGGGCAGCTTCGCGGGCGGCGCCATTACCGACGTTGAGTGGCGCGGCAACCTCGAAGGCCTGGCGCTGCGTGACGCGCTGCCCGCCCTGTCTGCGCCGGTGCTGCCTTCACCTGGCCCAGTGATGCGGTCGGACGAAGCGCCGGCGCCTGATGCGCTGGCGGGGAACGACGATTGGCCACTGGATCTCCGGGACGCCAGCGCGCGCTTCAGCCGCACTGACGGCGGCTGGGTTGCACAGCTGATCGACGGCGATCTCACAACGGCCACGGGCACCTGGCCCAGCACAGGCCTGTCCCTGGGGCGATCTGACCAGGGCCTGACGCTTGCGGCAGACTGGCTGCCGGTAGCGGATCTGGCAACGCTGTTCAGTAAGCTTCAGCCGGTGCCGGAGTCGCTGCGCGAAAAGCTCGCTGACGCTTCTCCGAACGGTAAGGTCTCCGATCTGATGTTGACCTTCGCTCCGGCCGCGAGCGAGAGGGATGTCGTCGATGCGACTGAGCAGCCTGGCGGGCCGGAAATCCATGGGGCCTTCCAGGTCAGCGACCTGTCCTGGCAAGCCCGCGGGGCGGCGCCCGGCTTCAGCGGCCTGGATTTTTCGGCATCGTTTGCCGAGCAGCAGCTGACGCTCGAACCTTCGCCAGCGAGCGAGATGACCCTGTCGATTCCCGAGGTGTTGCGGTGGCCGCTAGAGGTCAGCGAGCTGGAAGGTCCTGTCACCTTCCGTTGGGGAGAAAGCTGGCGTCTCGTGGCCGAGTCTCTCGCCTTCCGGAACGAGAGCGTGCGGGCGACGCTGAGGATGGAGGTGCTGGGCAATACGGGGCTGCCGTTTGTCGATCTAAAGCTGGTCGTCAGCGAGGGTGCGGTCGCGGAAGCCAAACGATTTTGGCCGCAGAACAAATTCAACGACAAGCTGCTGGGCTGGCTCGATCGAGCGTTGCTCGATGGCCAGGTGACCGGCGGCAGCGCCATGATGTTCGGTGACCTCGACGACTGGCCGTTTCGCGGCGGCGAGGGTCGCTTCGAGGCGGTGGCCATGGTTGAGGAAGGCCGCCTGGACTTTGATCCCGGCTGGCCTGTCGCGGAGAACCTGGCCGCCACGCTCACCTTTGACTCCGTCGGCATGGCGGCCCGAGCGCCATCGGGCCAGCTTCAGGAGCTTGCGGTAACCGATGTCTTGTTCCGACTGCCGCAGTATCGTGAGCCGCGGATGGAGCTGGACGCACGGGCCAGCGGCGACGGCCAGCAGTTTCTGTCTTTCCTGGCCGCGTCCCCGCTGTACGAGACTTTTTCGGCTTATCTCGAAGGGCTTGAGGTGGACGGTCGAGCGCGCGCCAGCGCTCACGTTGAGCTGCCGCTCAAAGCCGGGCTTGCGGCCAAAGAGGTCGAAGGCAAATTTACGCTGGTGGACGCTGACGTCACCAACGAGCGTTGGCAGGTCGACTTTGCGCAGACGAGCGGTGATGTGCGGTTCACCCATCAGGGTCTCCTGGCCGAAGAGCTGTCCACGCTTTGGGAGGGGTTCGCGTCATCGCTCAGCCTGGCGACCGGCAAATTTGTCAGTAACCCCGAGCTGGCGGTAGAGGCGAGGCTCACCGGAACCGCGCCGGCCAGTGTTTTCAGCGTTGAGATCCCACAGCTTGCGCCGCTGCTCGAGCGTATCCCCGAAGCGTGCGAATGGGTGGCCAATCTCGCGATTCAGAATGACGGCGAGCTGACCGGCGACGGCGCGCCGCCTCGGCTGACGGTGAAGTCTCTACTTGAGGGCAGTGAAGTTCAGCTCCCGGCACCGCTCAGCAAGCCTACGGGAGACGCCCTGCCGATGGAACTGGGGGTGGATCTGCCGGAGTTCGGAAACCTGGCCCTGGACATCGCCGACCTGCTCAAGCTGCGTTTTCGTCCGCCGATCGAAGGCCAGCCTTGGGGTGGAACGCTGCACCTCGGCCCGGGCGATCCGGCCGTGAACAACAACCCCGGGCTGCTGATCGAGGGCCGCATCGACTATATCGATCTCGATGAGTGGCAGGATCTGCTTGCCGGCTTTGCCGGTGAAGGCCTGCCGGATGATGAGCAGCGCTGGCTGACCTCGATGGATCTGACGATCGACCAGTTCCGTTTTGCCTACCGCGACTTCACGAACCTGACCCTGCGCACCTCCCGGGATGACGATTACTGGACGCTCCATATGAAGGGCGACCAGGTTGAAGGCACGCTGCGCGTGCCGCTGGATCCTGACGGGCGACGCCTGTTGCTCGCCGAGCTGGACCGCCTCGAATGGCCGCCGTCCAGCCAGACGCTGGGTCCGCCCAGCATCGATCCGGCGCGCATTCCGCCGCTGCGCTTTGTGGCCGGCAGCGTGAGCTTCGACGGTGTTCCTTACGGCAGCGTCAGCTTTGAGTCCTACCCCGTGCGGGACGGCATGCATATCGACCATCTGGAAACCCAGTCAGACACCATGGCGATCAGCGCCAGCGGCGACTGGCTGCAGGTCGACGGCAGCAGCCTCAGCCAGTTCGGGCTGACGATCACCGGTGATGAGCTCGGCGCCATCTTTGAAGCCTTCGGCTACGGCCGCCTGATCGAAGGTGGCCAGACAATCGTCCGCCTGGACGTCAACTGGCCGGGTGCGCTGTCCGACTTTGAGATGAACAGCCTGAACGGCGATATGGACGTCAACATTTCCAACGGCCAGATCGTGGAAGTGAAACCTGGCGCGGGACGAATCTTCGGCTTGATGAGCCTGCAGGCACTCCCTCGGCGGCTGACGCTCGACTTCTCCGATCTATTCAAATCGGGTCTGACGTTCGACTCGATCGAAGGCAATTTCCGTCTCGAAGGGGGCAGCGCCTTCAGCGAGAATCTGACGATTGAAGGGCCGACCGCGGATATCGAAATCAAGGGGCGAACGGACCTGGCCAGCCAGGGCTACGACCAGGTGGTTACCGTCATCCCGGAGGTTGGCTCAACGCTGCCGGTGGTCGGCGCACTGGCGGGTGGTGCCGGCGGTGCGGCGGCGGCCTTTCTGCTGCAGAACCTTTTCGATCGCCAGATCGACGCCATTTCTCAGTTCCACTACTCCGTGACCGGCAGCTTCGAGGAGCCGGTGGTCGAGCTGATCGGGGCCAGCGACGAGCGTCTGGAGCTCGAAACCGCCCGCGCGCTGCGCCGTGACGCCGAGCGCCAATCGGGCTGA
- the tldD gene encoding metalloprotease TldD: MTDSLALARQQLLQPGGLNESDLETLLGTLMAPSVDAADLYFQFSRHESWVLEDGIVKEGHHNIEQGAGARAMSGEKTGFAYSDELVLPALTSASEAARAIARGGRSGVTQAWQAQTSPTLYVPTDPLDSLPNEDKIAWLQKIDTLARAEDSRVQQVIVSVAATHDVVLVAASDGTLAGDVRPLVRLNVQVIAASGERRETGTFGCGGRYTYQELLTEDNARRAASQAVRQALVNLDAVDAPAGSMTVVLGPGWPGVLLHEAIGHGLEGDFNRKGTSAFSGRMGEMVASELCTVVDDGTIADRRGSLTVDDEGVASQRTVLIENGRLTGYMQDKMNSRLMGTASTGNGRRESFAHLPMPRMTNTYMLPGESDPEEILKSVKRGLYAVNFGGGQVDITSGQFVFSASEAYLIEDGKVGAPVKGATLIGNGPEALTRVSMVGNDLELDAGVGVCGKNGQSVPVGVGQPTLRIDGMTVGGTQA; encoded by the coding sequence ATGACCGATTCTCTGGCACTGGCCCGGCAGCAGCTCCTGCAGCCCGGCGGCCTCAACGAAAGTGATCTCGAAACCCTGCTGGGGACGCTGATGGCGCCCTCCGTGGACGCTGCGGATCTCTATTTTCAGTTTTCTCGGCATGAGTCCTGGGTGCTCGAAGACGGCATCGTGAAGGAAGGCCACCACAACATTGAGCAGGGCGCGGGCGCTCGCGCGATGTCCGGTGAAAAGACTGGCTTTGCCTACTCTGACGAGCTGGTACTGCCTGCGTTGACAAGCGCCAGCGAGGCGGCCCGGGCGATCGCCCGCGGCGGTCGAAGCGGCGTTACCCAGGCGTGGCAGGCGCAGACGAGTCCGACACTCTACGTGCCGACCGACCCGCTGGACAGCTTGCCCAACGAAGACAAGATCGCCTGGCTTCAGAAGATCGACACGCTGGCCCGAGCGGAGGACAGCCGGGTTCAGCAGGTGATTGTCAGCGTCGCCGCCACGCATGACGTGGTGCTGGTGGCGGCCAGCGACGGCACGCTGGCCGGCGACGTCCGGCCCCTGGTCAGGCTCAACGTGCAGGTCATCGCCGCCAGCGGCGAACGGCGAGAAACCGGGACTTTCGGCTGCGGCGGTCGCTACACCTATCAGGAGCTGCTCACCGAGGACAACGCGCGGCGGGCGGCGAGCCAGGCGGTCCGCCAGGCGCTGGTGAACCTCGACGCGGTCGACGCGCCCGCCGGCTCCATGACGGTTGTGCTCGGGCCGGGCTGGCCCGGCGTGCTGCTGCACGAGGCGATCGGGCATGGCCTGGAGGGCGACTTCAACCGCAAAGGGACCTCAGCCTTCAGCGGGCGCATGGGTGAAATGGTGGCCAGCGAGCTGTGCACCGTGGTGGATGATGGCACCATCGCCGATCGACGCGGTTCGCTCACCGTCGACGACGAAGGTGTCGCCAGCCAGCGTACGGTGCTGATCGAAAACGGCCGGCTGACCGGCTACATGCAGGACAAAATGAACAGCCGTCTGATGGGCACCGCCAGTACCGGCAACGGTCGGCGCGAGTCGTTTGCCCACCTCCCCATGCCGCGTATGACTAACACCTACATGCTGCCCGGCGAAAGTGATCCCGAGGAAATTTTGAAGTCGGTGAAGCGCGGGCTTTACGCGGTGAATTTTGGCGGCGGCCAGGTGGATATCACCTCGGGCCAGTTCGTGTTTTCAGCAAGCGAAGCCTACCTGATCGAAGACGGCAAGGTCGGGGCACCGGTCAAAGGCGCAACCCTGATCGGCAACGGGCCGGAAGCACTGACGCGAGTCAGCATGGTGGGCAACGATCTGGAGCTCGACGCTGGCGTTGGCGTTTGCGGCAAGAACGGCCAGAGCGTGCCGGTGGGCGTGGGTCAGCCGACGCTGCGCATCGACGGCATGACCGTCGGCGGCACCCAGGCCTGA
- the yjgA gene encoding ribosome biogenesis factor YjgA, whose product MPDELPVSKSQRKREAAAMFELAGRLVEMAPAELDSLSLEPALVELVKKVRGITRFVARKRELMFLAKQLRREDRGELLAELAAAEQPQQTERAQLHRLEGWRDYLLAGGRAAINELSSHQASIDRPKLSSLVKKALLERERQQPPASARLLFRALREIDQQTPLPAPPTVSVDPAGSEESEC is encoded by the coding sequence ATGCCTGACGAGCTTCCGGTCAGTAAATCTCAGCGCAAGCGCGAGGCGGCGGCCATGTTTGAGCTGGCCGGCCGACTGGTGGAGATGGCTCCGGCCGAACTGGACAGCTTGAGCCTGGAACCGGCGCTCGTCGAGCTGGTGAAAAAGGTGCGGGGCATCACGCGTTTTGTCGCGCGCAAGCGCGAGCTGATGTTTTTGGCCAAGCAGCTCCGGCGGGAGGATCGCGGTGAGCTTCTCGCGGAGCTGGCGGCGGCTGAGCAGCCGCAGCAGACCGAGCGCGCCCAGCTCCATCGGCTGGAAGGCTGGCGTGACTATCTGCTCGCGGGTGGGCGGGCGGCCATCAATGAGTTGAGCAGCCATCAGGCGAGCATCGATCGCCCTAAGCTGTCGAGTCTGGTGAAAAAAGCCCTGCTGGAGCGCGAGCGGCAGCAGCCGCCGGCGTCGGCCCGCCTGCTGTTTCGGGCCCTGCGCGAGATCGACCAGCAAACGCCGCTGCCCGCGCCGCCGACAGTATCTGTCGACCCGGCCGGGTCGGAGGAGAGCGAGTGCTGA
- the pmbA gene encoding metalloprotease PmbA, with protein sequence MKEEKKHSDSPSEGKDAWSVDQLDRLQEIAQQVLAGAKAAGADGAEVSASNYLGISATVRMGEVETLEYSQDRGLNLTVYFGQRKGSASSADLSDQSLKRSLDQACTIARVTQEDTCHGLADADLMATDHPDLDLWSPWDISPEDAIELATETEAVALAADDRIDNSEGASTATGSAVSLYANSHGFVGQRRSTRHSLSCLVLARDGDSMQRDYWYDTRRHVGDLADAATVGRKAAQRASARCGARPIATTRAPVLFVPETARTLLGHLVSAISGGNLYRGSSFLRDQLDQQLFPDFVTIEELPLLTRGLRSSSFDGEGVACQQREIVADGVLRGFVLGSYSARKLGLTTTGNAGGVHNLTLRPGARSFDDLIKDMGRGLIVTEMMGQGVSVTTGDYSRGAAGFWVENGEIEHAVEGVTIAGNLKDIFAGVQALGSDLDERAGTRCGSILVGDLTIAGS encoded by the coding sequence ATGAAAGAAGAAAAAAAGCATAGCGACAGTCCTTCAGAGGGTAAAGACGCCTGGTCCGTCGATCAGCTGGATCGTCTGCAGGAAATTGCCCAGCAGGTGCTAGCCGGCGCCAAGGCCGCCGGCGCTGACGGCGCTGAGGTGAGTGCCAGCAACTATCTGGGCATCTCCGCCACCGTGCGGATGGGTGAGGTCGAAACGCTGGAATATAGCCAGGATCGGGGGCTCAACCTGACCGTGTATTTTGGCCAGCGAAAGGGGAGCGCTTCAAGCGCTGATCTGAGCGATCAGTCGTTGAAGCGGTCGCTCGATCAGGCCTGCACCATCGCGCGCGTCACGCAGGAAGACACCTGCCACGGCCTGGCGGATGCTGACCTCATGGCGACTGACCATCCCGACCTGGATCTCTGGTCCCCTTGGGATATCAGCCCCGAGGACGCGATTGAGCTGGCTACGGAAACCGAGGCGGTTGCGCTGGCGGCTGACGATCGAATCGATAACTCCGAAGGTGCGAGCACGGCGACCGGCAGCGCGGTATCACTGTACGCCAACAGCCACGGTTTTGTCGGTCAGCGGCGTTCGACCCGCCACTCGCTGAGCTGCCTCGTGCTGGCCCGCGACGGTGATTCGATGCAACGGGACTACTGGTATGACACCCGCCGCCACGTTGGCGACCTGGCGGACGCCGCTACGGTCGGCCGGAAGGCGGCGCAGCGCGCCTCGGCACGCTGCGGGGCACGCCCGATTGCAACCACCCGCGCCCCCGTGCTGTTTGTGCCGGAGACCGCGCGGACGCTGCTCGGCCACCTGGTCTCGGCGATCAGCGGCGGTAACCTCTATCGCGGGTCGTCGTTTCTGCGCGACCAGCTCGATCAGCAGCTTTTTCCCGATTTTGTCACCATCGAGGAGCTGCCCCTGTTGACCCGGGGCCTGCGATCGAGCAGTTTTGACGGCGAGGGTGTGGCCTGCCAGCAGCGGGAAATTGTCGCGGACGGTGTCCTGCGCGGCTTTGTGCTGGGTAGCTACTCGGCCCGCAAGCTGGGGCTGACCACCACCGGCAACGCTGGCGGCGTGCACAACCTCACGCTGCGTCCCGGTGCCCGGTCTTTTGATGACCTGATAAAGGATATGGGTCGCGGCCTGATCGTGACCGAAATGATGGGGCAGGGCGTGAGTGTGACCACCGGCGACTACTCGCGCGGCGCCGCTGGCTTCTGGGTAGAAAACGGCGAAATTGAGCACGCCGTGGAAGGCGTGACCATCGCGGGCAACCTGAAGGATATTTTTGCCGGCGTGCAGGCGCTGGGCAGCGACCTGGACGAAAGGGCGGGCACCCGCTGCGGCTCGATCCTGGTAGGCGATCTGACGATTGCGGGGAGCTGA
- the speA gene encoding biosynthetic arginine decarboxylase: MRGAEQPWSAARSARLYSVPEWSEGLFGISPEGDALVYPLGPAERPLVLSQLVSLARDQHSASLPLLLTFPQLAHTRAAQLQNAFQTQIDGQGYAGRYTPVYPIKVNQHQSLVQELTTGSGLGVETGSKAELLAALAVSAPNDLIICNGYKDSDYLQLALLGQRLGRRVTIVLESLDELPVLVRLCRETGQTPTLGVRLKLASVAGGHWQNSGGERSKFGLGPAQIDRLLEMLALDALGHWLQMVHFHMGSQISNIRDIQEALDELGRYLTELHHRGIRISQVDVGGGLGVDYEGAASREFFSMNYRMDHYAAAVVSGIARACDAAGLVHPDIITEAGRALSAHHAVLVSEVIRSEQPPSLDDDPAKPDAGTERGTPARGSEFADGVQQLLVDAAEGPPSERFSEAQHLFAAGKAAFAAGAMSLAERARLDRTFYALCRDVVKQLDPHSRRTRGLADELATLLAQRCFCNLSVFRSMPDAWAIGQVFPIMPLTGLHEAPTHPSVLHDLTCDSDGQISRYVTESGIEPTLPLPDFSRREERQVAVFLVGAYQDILGDNHNLLGRTQLCEVRSENGLPELTLRSRGDSTADVLREVGYQRHWLEERFASLAGDDPAAADLLHDSLDSYTYLRDSN; encoded by the coding sequence TTGCGGGGAGCTGAGCAACCCTGGAGCGCGGCACGCTCGGCCAGGCTGTACAGCGTGCCGGAGTGGTCGGAGGGCCTGTTTGGCATCAGTCCCGAGGGTGATGCGCTCGTCTACCCACTAGGCCCTGCCGAGAGACCGCTGGTGCTGTCGCAGCTCGTCAGCCTGGCCCGTGACCAGCACAGCGCCTCGCTGCCGCTGCTGTTGACCTTTCCCCAGCTGGCGCACACCCGCGCGGCCCAGCTCCAGAACGCGTTTCAGACGCAGATCGACGGCCAGGGTTACGCCGGCCGATATACCCCCGTTTATCCGATTAAGGTCAATCAGCATCAGTCGCTGGTCCAGGAGCTGACGACGGGCTCAGGGCTGGGCGTTGAAACCGGCAGTAAGGCAGAGCTGCTGGCCGCCCTGGCGGTCAGCGCGCCGAACGATCTGATTATCTGTAACGGCTATAAAGATTCGGACTATCTGCAGCTGGCCTTGCTCGGCCAGCGCCTCGGCCGCCGGGTGACCATCGTGCTGGAGTCGCTGGACGAGCTGCCGGTGCTGGTCCGCCTGTGTCGTGAAACCGGTCAGACTCCAACCCTTGGGGTTCGGCTCAAACTCGCTTCGGTGGCGGGCGGCCACTGGCAGAACAGCGGCGGCGAGCGGTCGAAGTTCGGACTCGGTCCGGCGCAGATCGATCGGCTGCTGGAGATGCTAGCGCTTGATGCTTTGGGCCACTGGTTGCAGATGGTTCATTTCCACATGGGGTCGCAGATCTCCAATATCCGGGATATCCAGGAGGCGCTCGACGAGCTGGGCCGTTATCTGACGGAGCTGCACCATCGCGGCATTCGCATCAGCCAGGTGGACGTTGGTGGTGGTCTCGGCGTGGACTACGAAGGGGCGGCCTCGCGCGAGTTCTTTTCCATGAATTATCGGATGGATCACTACGCGGCGGCGGTGGTCAGCGGCATCGCCCGGGCCTGTGACGCCGCCGGCCTGGTTCACCCCGACATCATTACCGAAGCCGGCCGCGCGTTGAGCGCGCACCACGCGGTACTGGTCAGCGAGGTTATCCGCAGCGAGCAACCGCCTTCGCTGGATGACGACCCGGCAAAGCCCGACGCGGGCACGGAGCGAGGGACTCCAGCTCGCGGCAGTGAGTTCGCCGACGGCGTGCAACAGCTCCTGGTCGACGCCGCTGAAGGGCCGCCTAGCGAACGATTCTCGGAGGCGCAGCACCTGTTTGCTGCTGGCAAGGCCGCCTTTGCCGCCGGCGCCATGTCGCTGGCTGAACGCGCGCGCCTGGACCGCACTTTCTATGCGCTTTGCCGTGACGTCGTGAAACAGCTGGACCCCCACAGCCGACGAACCCGCGGTTTGGCTGACGAGCTGGCGACGCTGCTGGCCCAGCGCTGTTTCTGCAATCTGTCGGTCTTCCGGTCGATGCCCGACGCTTGGGCGATCGGCCAGGTGTTCCCCATCATGCCTCTGACCGGACTCCATGAGGCGCCGACACATCCCTCGGTGCTGCACGACCTGACCTGCGATTCGGACGGGCAGATCAGCCGTTACGTCACCGAAAGCGGTATCGAGCCAACGCTGCCGCTGCCCGACTTTAGCCGGCGTGAGGAACGGCAGGTGGCGGTCTTTCTGGTCGGTGCCTATCAGGACATTCTCGGTGATAACCACAATCTGCTCGGACGAACTCAGCTCTGTGAGGTTCGGTCGGAAAACGGCCTGCCGGAGTTGACGCTTCGGTCGAGGGGGGACAGTACGGCGGACGTGCTGCGAGAGGTGGGCTATCAGCGTCATTGGCTAGAGGAGCGCTTTGCGTCGCTGGCGGGAGACGACCCAGCCGCAGCGGATCTGCTGCATGACAGTCTGGACAGCTATACTTATCTGCGGGACAGCAACTGA